One stretch of Flavobacterium sp. 9 DNA includes these proteins:
- the cydB gene encoding cytochrome d ubiquinol oxidase subunit II yields the protein MEFFWYVVLMGILAVYIVLDGYDFGAGIIHLFFAKTEKDKKAITNAIGPFWDANEVWIIAAGGVLFFAFPTLYASSFSGFYLPLIMILWLLIFRAIGLEMRGQVHHPMWETIWDKAFGIASLLLALFFGIALGNIVRGVNLGMVTNGVSTQEAHYFFLPLWNPTFSPQANELGIIDWFTLFLGIVSVVALTIHGANWIIFKTNSSLNTQLKNVVFKLNIVLLILVCISLQIWHFIEPKPFHNFIETPILWFFPLMTFVGILGLFKVRSFKKDGHGFIFSTLFLVGGFASTAVSIFPNVLPSTNNVNPSLTIYNSAAGEYGLNAGMSWFFIALFLVIIYFIIQYRVFSGKMDDIGYGEH from the coding sequence ATGGAATTTTTTTGGTACGTTGTTTTAATGGGAATTCTAGCCGTTTACATTGTTTTAGACGGTTACGATTTTGGAGCAGGAATAATTCATTTATTTTTTGCCAAAACAGAAAAAGATAAAAAAGCAATCACAAATGCAATAGGACCATTTTGGGATGCCAACGAAGTTTGGATTATTGCTGCGGGAGGAGTTTTGTTTTTTGCTTTTCCAACTTTATACGCTTCGTCTTTCAGCGGATTTTATTTGCCGTTGATTATGATTTTATGGCTTTTGATTTTCCGTGCGATTGGTTTAGAAATGCGCGGACAAGTGCACCATCCAATGTGGGAAACTATTTGGGATAAAGCGTTTGGAATTGCAAGTTTGCTTTTGGCGTTGTTTTTTGGGATTGCCTTAGGAAATATTGTTCGTGGCGTAAATCTCGGAATGGTTACAAACGGAGTTTCGACACAAGAAGCACATTATTTCTTTTTGCCTTTATGGAATCCTACTTTTAGTCCACAAGCGAATGAATTGGGAATTATCGATTGGTTTACTTTATTTCTAGGAATTGTAAGTGTTGTTGCTTTGACGATTCACGGCGCAAACTGGATTATTTTTAAAACTAATTCTTCTTTAAATACACAGCTTAAAAATGTTGTGTTTAAACTGAATATTGTTCTTCTGATTTTGGTTTGTATTTCGTTGCAAATCTGGCATTTTATTGAGCCAAAACCATTTCATAATTTTATTGAAACGCCAATTCTTTGGTTTTTTCCTCTAATGACATTTGTTGGAATTTTAGGATTATTCAAAGTTCGTTCGTTTAAAAAAGACGGTCACGGATTTATATTTTCGACCTTATTTTTAGTTGGCGGATTTGCTTCAACAGCAGTTTCGATTTTCCCGAATGTTTTACCTTCAACCAATAATGTAAATCCATCATTGACGATTTACAATAGCGCAGCTGGAGAATATGGTTTGAATGCCGGAATGAGTTGGTTTTTTATCGCTTTGTTTCTGGTGATTATTTATTTTATTATTCAATATCGCGTTTTTAGCGGGAAAATGGATGATATTGGATATGGGGAACATTAA
- a CDS encoding HD family hydrolase, with the protein MKTEDLLNQIAFIKEIDKVKYIQRRTKLFNSDRNENDAEHSWHLALMAIVLAEHSNEPIDVLKVVKMVLIHDIVEIDAGDIFLYDTQINHDNTDQERLAANRIFGLLPKNQADEMIAIWEEFETGETNEAKFARSMDRLEPLLQNTSNNGGTWKEFGVPYSKVYEKKSVIKEGSQEIWNYAEGLINESVEKGILKKE; encoded by the coding sequence ATGAAAACAGAAGATTTATTGAATCAAATTGCTTTTATAAAAGAGATTGATAAAGTAAAATACATTCAGCGAAGAACCAAGCTTTTTAATAGTGACCGAAACGAAAATGACGCTGAACACAGTTGGCATTTGGCTTTGATGGCAATCGTTTTGGCAGAACATTCAAATGAACCAATTGATGTTTTGAAAGTGGTAAAAATGGTTTTGATACATGATATTGTTGAAATCGATGCCGGAGATATTTTTCTATATGATACCCAAATAAATCACGATAATACCGATCAAGAGAGATTGGCGGCAAATCGTATTTTTGGTTTATTGCCTAAAAACCAAGCCGACGAAATGATCGCAATTTGGGAAGAATTTGAAACCGGAGAAACCAACGAAGCAAAGTTTGCAAGATCGATGGATAGGTTAGAACCTTTATTACAAAATACTTCAAATAATGGTGGAACCTGGAAAGAATTTGGCGTACCTTATAGTAAGGTTTATGAAAAAAAGAGCGTCATAAAAGAAGGTTCTCAAGAAATATGGAATTACGCCGAAGGCTTAATAAACGAAAGCGTAGAAAAAGGAATCTTGAAAAAAGAATAG
- a CDS encoding Crp/Fnr family transcriptional regulator has product MEDLTSFIENINKKVVLLPDEMDVLLSEFKIRKIKKRQFIVQPEFVNKHRTYVLEGSFRAYVVDEKGTEHTIQFAIEDWWIADYNSYIYQTPATMFIVALEDSVILQINHEAEQKLKSSSHNLETLFRLMAEKSAAFYARRIIAMLTQNAEQRYSEFLEKFPKVAQRLPQYALASYLNMTTEFLSKIRNEKVKKKG; this is encoded by the coding sequence ATGGAAGATCTGACATCGTTTATTGAAAACATTAATAAGAAAGTTGTTTTGTTACCAGACGAAATGGATGTTTTATTGTCTGAGTTTAAAATTCGGAAAATAAAGAAAAGACAGTTTATTGTACAGCCGGAATTTGTAAACAAACATAGAACTTATGTGCTTGAAGGATCTTTTCGGGCTTATGTTGTCGATGAAAAAGGTACGGAACATACGATTCAGTTTGCGATTGAAGATTGGTGGATCGCGGATTACAATAGTTATATATATCAAACTCCGGCAACGATGTTTATTGTTGCGCTTGAAGATAGTGTGATTCTACAAATAAATCATGAAGCCGAGCAGAAATTGAAATCATCCAGTCATAATCTGGAAACATTATTTCGTTTAATGGCCGAAAAATCGGCGGCATTTTATGCGCGTCGGATTATTGCAATGCTTACCCAAAATGCAGAACAACGTTATAGCGAGTTTCTGGAAAAGTTTCCAAAAGTTGCGCAACGCCTTCCACAATACGCTCTTGCGTCTTATCTTAATATGACTACAGAGTTTTTATCTAAGATACGTAATGAAAAAGTTAAGAAAAAAGGTTGA
- a CDS encoding rhodanese-like domain-containing protein: MKIEQIYTGCLAQGAYYITSNGEAAIIDPLREIQPYLDRLERDDVKLKYIFETHFHADFVSGHIDLSKETQAPIVYGPNAACEFDCISAKDGQEFKIGNITIKALHTPGHTMESTTYLLIDENGKDHAIFSGDTLFIGDVGRPDLAQKAAGMTQDELAGILFHSLRDKIMTLADDVIVYPAHGAGSACGKNMSKETVSTIGNQKATNYALRENMTEAEFITEVTDGLLPPPAYFSMNVAMNKGGYESFESVLHNGMKAIKAEDFEAVAEETGALILDTRKNVDFYKGFIPQSINIGINGDFAPWVGTLIADVKQPIILVTETGLEEETVTRLSRVGFDAIVGHLEGGFEAWQKAGFEIDTVNRISAEQFASQLNLKEDKVIDIRKETEYSAEHIDEAYNKPLAFINDWVKDIDPNEHFYLHCAAGYRSMIASSILQARGFRNFTEIEGGFGAISKTNIPKSDFVCQSKVL, translated from the coding sequence ATGAAAATAGAACAAATTTACACCGGATGTCTAGCGCAAGGTGCTTATTATATTACTTCAAATGGTGAAGCGGCCATTATTGATCCGCTTCGAGAAATTCAGCCTTACTTAGATCGTTTAGAGCGCGATGATGTAAAATTGAAATATATTTTTGAAACGCATTTTCACGCTGATTTCGTTTCAGGTCATATCGATTTAAGCAAAGAAACTCAGGCTCCAATAGTTTACGGACCAAATGCTGCCTGCGAATTTGATTGCATTTCTGCCAAAGACGGACAGGAATTCAAAATTGGAAATATTACCATAAAAGCGTTGCATACTCCGGGTCACACGATGGAAAGTACAACGTATTTACTGATTGACGAAAACGGAAAAGATCATGCGATTTTCTCTGGAGACACTTTGTTTATTGGCGATGTTGGTCGTCCTGATTTGGCTCAAAAAGCTGCAGGAATGACTCAGGATGAATTGGCTGGGATTTTATTTCATTCGCTAAGAGATAAAATCATGACTCTTGCAGATGACGTAATCGTTTATCCTGCGCACGGAGCAGGAAGTGCTTGTGGGAAAAACATGAGTAAAGAAACGGTTTCGACTATCGGGAATCAAAAAGCTACTAATTACGCTTTACGCGAAAATATGACTGAAGCCGAATTTATTACCGAAGTAACAGACGGATTATTACCTCCGCCAGCTTATTTTAGCATGAATGTGGCAATGAACAAAGGTGGTTACGAAAGTTTCGAATCGGTTTTGCATAACGGAATGAAAGCTATTAAAGCAGAAGATTTTGAGGCTGTAGCCGAAGAAACCGGAGCTTTGATTCTGGACACTCGAAAAAATGTTGATTTCTATAAAGGATTTATTCCGCAATCTATCAATATTGGTATTAACGGAGATTTTGCACCGTGGGTTGGAACTTTGATTGCCGATGTAAAACAACCTATTATATTAGTAACAGAAACTGGTCTTGAAGAAGAAACTGTAACTCGTTTAAGCCGTGTAGGTTTTGATGCAATTGTTGGACATCTTGAAGGTGGTTTTGAAGCTTGGCAGAAAGCTGGTTTTGAAATCGATACGGTAAATAGAATTTCGGCTGAACAATTTGCAAGTCAATTAAATCTTAAAGAAGATAAAGTAATCGACATTCGAAAAGAAACGGAATATAGCGCTGAACATATTGATGAAGCTTACAATAAACCGTTGGCTTTTATTAATGATTGGGTAAAAGATATTGATCCAAATGAGCATTTCTATTTGCATTGCGCTGCAGGATATAGAAGTATGATTGCTTCTTCGATTTTGCAAGCTCGCGGTTTTAGAAATTTCACAGAAATTGAAGGTGGTTTTGGAGCGATTTCAAAAACTAATATTCCAAAATCAGATTTCGTTTGTCAAAGTAAAGTATTGTAG
- a CDS encoding YeeE/YedE family protein: MNNLENKNTDTEGINGSQIKDSGFSNLKYLIVGIFFGIVFVKAEIISWFRIQEMFQLQSFFMYGVIGSAVVVGIISVWLIKKFDIKTIHGEKIEIQPKTFNKGQIYGGLLFGFGWAITGACPGPLFAQIGTGVTVIVVTLVSAIAGTWVYGFFKDKLPH, from the coding sequence ATGAATAATTTAGAAAATAAAAATACAGATACTGAAGGAATAAACGGAAGCCAAATTAAAGATTCAGGATTCTCCAATCTTAAGTATTTAATCGTTGGAATCTTCTTTGGAATTGTTTTCGTAAAAGCCGAAATCATAAGTTGGTTTCGCATTCAGGAAATGTTTCAGCTACAATCTTTCTTTATGTATGGCGTAATTGGAAGTGCTGTCGTGGTTGGAATTATATCAGTCTGGCTGATTAAAAAATTCGATATTAAAACCATTCACGGTGAAAAAATTGAAATTCAGCCTAAAACTTTCAATAAAGGACAAATTTATGGTGGTTTATTATTCGGTTTTGGCTGGGCAATAACCGGAGCTTGTCCCGGACCTCTTTTCGCACAAATTGGAACTGGAGTTACCGTAATTGTTGTAACTCTTGTAAGTGCAATTGCAGGAACCTGGGTTTATGGTTTCTTTAAAGATAAATTGCCTCATTAG
- a CDS encoding N-acetyltransferase yields the protein MSNTIEQLVLRKADISEVPIIWTIIQDAIEQRRQEGSSQWQDGYPNELSITNDIKNGYGYVLTENETVLCYSAIIFDKEPAYEDIEGKWLTNGDYGVVHRVAVSKLAKGKGIATKLFKSIEGLCLEKNINSIKVDTNFDNVPMLKILDKLDYTYCGEVYFRGAARKAFEKKLI from the coding sequence ATGAGCAACACAATAGAACAATTAGTATTAAGAAAAGCTGATATTTCAGAAGTTCCTATTATTTGGACGATCATACAAGATGCTATCGAACAAAGACGTCAAGAAGGAAGTTCGCAATGGCAGGACGGTTATCCTAATGAACTTTCGATCACTAACGATATAAAAAATGGTTACGGATATGTACTTACAGAAAACGAAACTGTTTTATGCTATTCAGCCATTATATTTGATAAAGAACCTGCTTACGAAGATATAGAAGGCAAATGGTTAACGAATGGAGATTATGGTGTTGTACATCGCGTAGCTGTTTCAAAATTGGCAAAAGGCAAAGGCATAGCAACAAAACTTTTTAAAAGCATAGAAGGTTTATGTCTCGAAAAAAACATAAACAGCATAAAAGTAGATACTAATTTTGACAACGTTCCGATGTTGAAAATCTTAGACAAATTAGACTATACTTATTGCGGTGAAGTATATTTTAGAGGAGCAGCCAGAAAAGCTTTCGAAAAAAAGTTAATCTAA
- a CDS encoding YeeE/YedE family protein: MLEIIKEPWPWYIAGPLIGLTVPVLLIIGNKSFGISSSLRHICAACIPANISFFKYDWKKESWNLFFVFGIFLGGIIAANFLANPNPVEITAKLSEQLASYGITDHSGLLPKELFSWESLFTLRGFIMIVVGGFLVGFGTRYAGGCTSGHAIMGISNLQWPSLVATICFMIGGFIMANLILPYILSL; encoded by the coding sequence ATGCTAGAAATAATAAAAGAACCTTGGCCTTGGTATATTGCAGGACCTTTAATTGGGTTGACTGTTCCTGTTTTATTGATTATCGGAAACAAATCTTTCGGGATTAGTTCGTCATTGCGACATATTTGTGCGGCTTGTATTCCGGCAAATATCTCATTCTTTAAATATGATTGGAAAAAAGAAAGCTGGAATTTATTCTTCGTTTTCGGAATTTTTCTTGGCGGAATTATCGCTGCAAATTTTCTGGCAAATCCAAATCCGGTTGAAATTACCGCTAAACTTTCTGAGCAATTAGCATCTTACGGAATCACGGATCATTCGGGATTATTACCAAAAGAGCTTTTTTCGTGGGAAAGTTTATTTACACTTCGTGGTTTTATCATGATTGTTGTCGGTGGGTTTCTGGTTGGTTTCGGAACGCGTTATGCTGGTGGATGTACTAGTGGTCATGCTATTATGGGGATTTCAAATTTGCAATGGCCTTCTTTGGTAGCTACAATCTGTTTTATGATTGGTGGTTTTATTATGGCCAATTTGATTCTGCCTTATATACTTTCACTTTAA
- a CDS encoding cytochrome ubiquinol oxidase subunit I, with translation MEEMLFYDRMQFAFTITFHYLFPQLTMGLSLIIVYFKWKYLKTQNEQYNHATHFWMKIFALNFAMGVVTGIPMEFQFGTNWAKFSELTGGIIGQTLAMEGMFSFFLESSFLGLFLFGEKLLGHKWHFVTGLLICIGSWASGFLIIATHSWMQNPVGYEILENGKFVLNNFQALFLNPWLWPSYLHNQAASLVTSSFVVAGIGSFYILSKKNVSFGRLFLKTGVIFGLISSIIVAVPTGDLLAKNVVKYQPVTFAGMEGIFHTEKKGSEIVLIGQPDVKDKKLDNKIAVPNILSFLTYGNWNQEIKGLDQFEEDLHPTNISGLYYAYHIMVGLGTLFIGLMVLALFQLIRGKLFETKWILWSLMFMMPFPYIANTTGWYTAELGRQPWLVYNLLRTASGASPTVSSGNTLFTLLGFIGLYLLLGMLFLLLIGKIINKGPHNVELNSEKI, from the coding sequence ATGGAAGAAATGCTTTTTTATGACCGAATGCAATTCGCCTTCACAATTACTTTTCACTATCTTTTTCCGCAACTTACAATGGGTCTTTCGCTGATCATTGTTTATTTTAAGTGGAAATATCTAAAAACTCAAAACGAACAATATAATCACGCCACGCATTTCTGGATGAAAATTTTTGCCCTGAATTTTGCAATGGGCGTTGTAACCGGAATCCCAATGGAGTTTCAATTTGGAACCAATTGGGCAAAATTTTCCGAGTTAACTGGCGGAATCATTGGTCAGACGCTGGCAATGGAAGGAATGTTTTCTTTCTTTCTCGAATCCTCTTTTTTAGGTTTATTTTTATTTGGAGAAAAACTCCTTGGACATAAATGGCATTTTGTAACTGGATTATTAATTTGCATTGGTTCCTGGGCAAGCGGATTTTTAATTATTGCAACACATTCCTGGATGCAGAATCCTGTAGGTTATGAAATTCTGGAAAACGGAAAATTTGTACTTAATAATTTTCAGGCTTTATTCCTTAATCCGTGGTTGTGGCCATCTTATTTACACAATCAGGCAGCATCATTAGTGACAAGTTCATTTGTTGTGGCCGGAATTGGATCTTTTTATATTCTAAGCAAAAAGAATGTTTCTTTTGGGAGATTGTTTCTTAAAACGGGCGTTATTTTCGGATTGATTTCGAGTATAATTGTGGCGGTTCCAACAGGAGATTTATTGGCTAAAAATGTAGTGAAATATCAACCTGTAACTTTTGCCGGAATGGAAGGAATTTTCCATACCGAAAAGAAAGGTTCTGAAATTGTCCTGATTGGTCAGCCTGACGTAAAAGACAAAAAACTGGACAACAAAATTGCGGTTCCAAATATTCTGAGTTTCCTAACTTATGGAAATTGGAATCAGGAAATTAAAGGTTTAGACCAATTCGAAGAAGATTTGCATCCAACCAATATTTCGGGATTATATTATGCGTATCATATTATGGTAGGTTTAGGAACGCTTTTTATTGGATTAATGGTTTTAGCGCTTTTTCAATTAATCAGAGGGAAATTATTCGAAACCAAATGGATTTTATGGTCGCTCATGTTTATGATGCCATTTCCGTATATCGCAAATACAACTGGCTGGTACACGGCCGAATTAGGAAGACAACCTTGGTTGGTTTACAATTTATTGCGAACAGCATCCGGCGCTTCACCAACGGTTTCGTCCGGAAATACCTTATTTACTTTACTGGGTTTTATAGGATTGTATCTTTTACTGGGAATGTTGTTTTTGCTTTTGATTGGAAAAATCATCAATAAGGGACCTCATAATGTTGAACTGAATTCAGAAAAAATATAA
- a CDS encoding Crp/Fnr family transcriptional regulator, with product MQNSLKNIFPNFSNELISTIEENGSLQHYEAGTILMRTGQYIKNTVLITKGKIKIYREGEDGGEFLMYYLQPGQACAISMICATKSEKSQIMAKVVEDVSVMMIPLQMMDKWMMEHRSWYEFVIETYRNRFEEVLEVVDNIAFRSMDERLEFYLKRHSDACGCSEVNLSHQEIASELNTSREVVSRLLKKMEQRGLVKLNRNQIELLNTNFTN from the coding sequence ATGCAAAATTCATTAAAAAATATATTCCCGAATTTCTCCAACGAACTTATCTCCACAATCGAAGAAAACGGAAGTTTGCAGCATTACGAAGCCGGAACCATCCTAATGCGAACCGGACAATATATTAAGAATACTGTTTTGATCACCAAAGGAAAAATCAAAATCTATCGCGAAGGCGAAGATGGCGGCGAATTTCTAATGTATTATTTGCAACCAGGTCAGGCTTGCGCCATTTCGATGATATGTGCTACCAAAAGCGAGAAAAGTCAGATTATGGCAAAAGTTGTCGAAGACGTTTCTGTAATGATGATTCCACTGCAAATGATGGATAAATGGATGATGGAACACAGATCTTGGTACGAATTTGTAATCGAAACCTATAGAAATCGCTTCGAAGAAGTCTTAGAAGTTGTCGACAATATCGCTTTCCGTTCTATGGATGAACGCTTAGAATTTTACCTAAAAAGACATTCCGACGCTTGTGGCTGTTCCGAAGTAAATTTGTCGCACCAAGAAATCGCCTCCGAATTAAATACCTCAAGAGAAGTCGTTTCGAGATTACTCAAAAAAATGGAACAAAGAGGTTTGGTCAAACTAAACCGAAACCAAATTGAACTTTTAAACACAAATTTCACAAATTAA
- a CDS encoding rhodanese-like domain-containing protein, with the protein MNLSQEDWVNQLNADENAVILDVRTEDEFNDGYIENAVNIDINKGQGFIYEIEELDKNKNYYVYCRSGARSAKACQIMNELGINNAYNLLGGILDWEGETVNP; encoded by the coding sequence ATGAATTTATCACAAGAAGATTGGGTTAATCAGCTTAACGCTGACGAGAATGCAGTTATACTTGACGTAAGAACTGAAGACGAATTTAATGACGGCTATATCGAAAATGCTGTAAATATCGACATTAATAAAGGACAAGGTTTTATTTATGAAATCGAAGAATTAGATAAAAACAAAAACTATTATGTGTATTGTCGTTCTGGTGCCAGAAGTGCTAAAGCATGTCAGATAATGAATGAGTTAGGTATAAATAATGCCTACAATTTGCTTGGTGGAATCCTGGACTGGGAAGGGGAAACAGTGAATCCATAA
- a CDS encoding sulfite exporter TauE/SafE family protein — MEYLGYFASIIIGISLGLIGGGGSILTIPILVYLFKVNPEQATSYSLFIVGLTALSGSYSHYKMGNLKLKSALYFAIPSVISILIIREVIFPQIASTLFSVASYSVSKDFLIMIIFSILMITAAISMIRKNKTEIKATETNYTQLSIIGFIVGIITGFLGAGGGFLIIPTLLFFANLPMKQAVGTSLLIITINSSIGFGGDLYIGTPIDYTFLLGVSGMALFGMLIGSQLSKKIDGTKLKPIFGWFVLIMGFYIITKEVLF, encoded by the coding sequence ATGGAATATTTAGGTTATTTTGCTTCAATCATCATCGGAATTTCACTTGGCTTAATTGGTGGCGGCGGATCGATATTGACAATTCCTATTTTGGTGTATTTGTTTAAAGTAAATCCGGAGCAAGCCACTTCATATTCCTTATTTATTGTTGGATTAACCGCTTTATCCGGAAGTTATAGCCATTACAAAATGGGAAATCTAAAACTGAAATCGGCATTATATTTTGCGATTCCTTCTGTTATTTCGATTCTGATTATCCGTGAAGTAATATTTCCTCAAATCGCTTCAACATTATTTTCTGTTGCTTCTTATTCTGTTTCCAAAGATTTTCTGATCATGATAATCTTTTCAATATTAATGATTACGGCGGCAATTTCGATGATTCGAAAAAATAAAACCGAAATAAAAGCAACCGAAACAAATTACACTCAATTAAGTATAATAGGTTTCATCGTTGGAATCATAACCGGATTTCTTGGTGCTGGCGGCGGATTCCTAATAATTCCTACTTTATTGTTTTTTGCCAACTTACCAATGAAACAAGCCGTTGGAACATCATTATTGATTATCACCATAAATTCTTCAATAGGTTTTGGAGGCGATTTATACATCGGAACTCCCATCGATTACACCTTTTTATTAGGCGTTTCCGGAATGGCACTTTTCGGAATGTTAATTGGAAGTCAGCTTTCTAAAAAAATAGACGGTACAAAACTTAAACCCATTTTTGGATGGTTTGTTCTCATAATGGGATTTTATATTATTACAAAAGAAGTTTTATTTTAG
- a CDS encoding alpha/beta hydrolase has product MNKIYFPILLFLLLTSCSNITKSNFQVSNNNYDVKLDSLELFDKSRNRKIPVAIYHPVMAEKVNKQQVIIFSHGYGENKGGDNRIYSYLTENLASKGYFVISIQHELPTDDLLPMEGDLKITRRPNWERGCENILYVLNEFKKTNTELDFKHLTLIGHSNGGDMTALFATKYPELVYKIITMDNRRMPLPRVNHPEVYTLRSGNYEADKDVLPNEQEQKKYGMTVQFTSINHRDMDNDATPEQRKILNTYIEEYLKN; this is encoded by the coding sequence ATGAACAAAATATATTTTCCAATTTTATTATTCTTACTCTTAACAAGTTGTTCCAATATTACGAAATCAAACTTTCAAGTTTCAAATAACAATTACGACGTTAAACTTGACAGTTTAGAGCTATTTGACAAATCAAGAAATCGAAAAATTCCCGTTGCTATCTATCATCCTGTTATGGCTGAAAAAGTAAATAAACAGCAAGTAATAATATTTAGTCATGGATATGGCGAAAATAAAGGCGGAGACAATAGAATTTATTCCTATTTAACAGAAAACTTAGCCTCAAAAGGATATTTTGTTATCAGTATTCAGCATGAATTACCAACTGATGATCTTCTGCCAATGGAAGGAGATTTAAAAATTACACGAAGACCAAATTGGGAAAGAGGCTGTGAAAATATTTTATATGTCTTAAATGAATTTAAAAAAACAAATACTGAATTAGATTTTAAACATTTGACACTTATCGGACATTCAAATGGCGGTGATATGACTGCATTATTTGCAACTAAATATCCTGAATTGGTTTATAAAATCATTACAATGGATAACCGAAGAATGCCTCTTCCAAGAGTAAATCATCCTGAAGTTTATACGTTGCGTTCCGGTAATTATGAAGCAGACAAAGATGTATTGCCAAATGAACAAGAACAGAAAAAATATGGAATGACAGTTCAATTCACTTCTATTAATCATCGTGATATGGACAATGATGCAACTCCTGAACAACGAAAAATTCTAAATACATATATTGAAGAATATTTAAAAAATTAA
- a CDS encoding SDR family NAD(P)-dependent oxidoreductase, with amino-acid sequence MENLGKLNGKVALITGASKGIGAGIAKAYANQGATVIVNYASSKSDADKVVQEITSNGGKAIAIQGNVEKSADVKRIFEEIVKTFGKLDILVNNAGVYKFAGIDDITEESFHNMFNINVLGSILTIQQAVKLFGDKGGVIINTGSIVSTLDMPTTLIYTQTKYAVDAMTRILAKELGPKNIRINSINPGLIEIEGSHSSGVMNGDAEKWHVSETPLGRVGKPEDIAKVAVFLASEDSYWITGETIAVSGGQR; translated from the coding sequence ATGGAAAATTTAGGAAAATTAAACGGGAAAGTTGCATTAATAACTGGCGCATCAAAAGGTATTGGTGCCGGTATCGCAAAAGCATACGCAAATCAGGGCGCAACTGTAATCGTAAATTATGCAAGTAGTAAAAGTGATGCTGATAAAGTCGTTCAGGAAATAACTTCTAATGGCGGAAAAGCAATTGCAATACAAGGGAATGTCGAAAAATCGGCAGATGTAAAACGCATTTTTGAAGAAATCGTAAAGACATTTGGTAAACTGGATATTCTGGTGAATAATGCGGGTGTTTATAAATTTGCAGGAATTGATGATATTACCGAAGAGTCATTTCACAATATGTTTAATATTAATGTTTTGGGAAGCATTTTGACGATTCAGCAGGCGGTGAAATTATTTGGAGACAAAGGTGGCGTAATCATTAATACGGGTTCAATAGTTTCAACGCTCGATATGCCAACTACATTAATTTACACGCAAACAAAATACGCTGTTGATGCAATGACGCGTATTCTTGCCAAAGAACTTGGTCCGAAGAATATACGTATCAACTCTATTAATCCTGGACTGATCGAAATAGAAGGTTCTCATAGTTCTGGAGTTATGAATGGAGATGCTGAAAAATGGCATGTTTCTGAAACTCCACTTGGGCGAGTAGGAAAACCAGAAGATATTGCAAAAGTTGCTGTATTTCTTGCTTCGGAAGATTCTTATTGGATCACTGGCGAAACTATCGCTGTTTCTGGTGGACAACGATAA